The genome window GGGCACGACACCGATCCCGAAGGGGAAATGTCGTTCCAGCAGGTCGACGCCGAGAACACGATCACCGAACTCGGTGAAACCGTGTACGACCTCCACTCGGGCGCGATCCTGGTGGGGGCGGCCTGTCTGCTGTTGCTGTTCCTGTGGGACCGCGTCCGCTGGCTGCGAAAATCCCCGGTCCCCGCCCCGCTCGTCGCGGTAATCGTCGGTCTCGGACTGGCGGCACTCGCCAACGCGATCGGCGGAAGCTGGACGATCGCCGGCAACCACCTCGTCCAGATCCCGGTCGCGAAGACCTTCGCCGAGATGGGGCGGTTCTTCACCTCTCCCGACTGGTCCCGGCTGGGCGACCCGCGGATCTATGTGGCCGCGTTCTCGCTGGCGATGGTCGCCTCGCTGGAAGGGATGCTGAACGGCGAAGCGGTGGAGAAACTGGATCCCCTTCGCCGTAACTCGCGGACGAACCGCGAACTGATCGCCATGGGTTGCGGCAACATGCTGGCCGGAGCCTGCGGGGCGCTCCCCGTAACGACCGTGATTGTCCGCAGTACGGTCAACATCCACGCCGGGGCGACTTCCCGCTGGTCCACCATCATCCACGGCGGACTGATCGCCGTGTCGGTCACGCTCCTGCCGCAGTGGATCAACCGCATTCCGATCGCCTGCCTGGCGGCGATTCTGTTCTACACCGGAACCAAGCTCGCCAGCCCCCGCGTGTTCCGGCGGATGTGGGAGGCCGGCTTCAGCCAGTTCGTCCCGTTCCTTGTGACTGTCGCCGCTATCGTCCTGACCGACCTGATGGCCGGGGTCCTGATCGGACTCATCACGAGTTTCGCCTTCATCATCTACTCCAGCGCCACGACGCCGCTGAAGCTGGTCCGGGAAAAGCACGTCGGCGGGGAAGTCCTGCGGATCGAGCTCGCCAACCAGGTCAGCTTCATCAACCGGGCCGCCCTGACGCACACGTTCGACCGCGTCCCGGTCGGCGGCCAGGTCCTGATCGACGCCCGCGGCACCGACTACATCGATCCGGACGTCCTCGAGCTCATCCGAGAGTTCGAAAATGAGGCGGCTCCCGCGCGGAAGATCAAGGTGAGCCTGCTGGGCTTCCAGGAGCGGTACCACGTCCGCGATCGGGTCGCGTTCCCGGACCACGCCAGCAAGGATGTCCAGCGGAGCATGACGCACGACGAAGTGCTGCAGATGTTCCGCGACGGCAACGAGCGGTTCCGCGAAGGCCGGCCGCTGAAGCGGGACCTCAGCCGCCAGGTCGGAGCGACGGCGGACGGCCAGTTCCCGCTCGCCGTCGTCCTGAGCTGCATCGACTCCCGGACGCCGACGGAGCTGATCTTCGACCTGGGGGTCGGCGACGCTTTCACGATCCGGATCGCCGGAAACGTCGCCCAGGACAACGCGCTCGGGAGCATCGAGTACGCCTGCGCCGTTGCCGGGGCCAAGCTGGTCCTCGTCCTGGGGCACACCCGCTGCGGCGCCGTCGGCGCGGCGGTCGACCTGTTCCGCTCCGGCAAGAGCGCCATGGAAGCGACGAACTGCGAGCACCTCGACTCGATCGTCGGCGAGATCCAGGAATCGATCCACCGCGAGCAGCTGCCGCGCGCCGAGCAGTGGAGCAAGGAGGAGCGGGAGCAGGTTGTCGATGCCGTCGCACGGGACAACATCCGCCGGATGATGACCCGCATCCAGACCGAGAGCGGGATCCTGTACCAGCTCGTCGCCGAGAACAAGATCGCCATCGTTGGCGGGATCTACAACATCCAGACCGCGAAGGTGAAGTTCTTCGAGGCCCAGGGACCGGTCAACGGCGCTTCGCTCAGCACGGGAAAGACAATGGAATCGATTCCCACGCACCTGCTGCCCCCCGGTCGGTGAGGTCGAAGTGCAGCGGGGTGACGGTCGCGTAACCGTTCGTCAGCTCGCACACATCGGTCCCCGGTTCGAGGGAGTGGTTCCGCAGCGGATCGAGGCCGCTCCAGTAATACGGGCGGCCCCGCGGATCGATTCGTTTTTCGACCGTATCGGTGTGCCGCCGGATCGCCATGGAGCAGACCTTCACCCCCTTGGGACCGGCCTCCGTCGTGTCGGGGAAGTTGATGTTCCACAGCATCCCCTGCCGCTCCTCGCGGTTCAGAATCTGGCGGATCAGCGCCACGGCCCGCTTCCCGGCGGCGTGGTAGTCCGGCGGCGTCCCCTGGGCGAGCGAGACCGCGATCGAGTTGATGCCGAAGAACGCCCCTTCAATCGCCGCGGCCACTGTTCCCGAATAGAGAACGTTGATCCCGACGTTCGCCCCGGAGTTGATCCCGCTCACGATCAGGTCGGGCCGGCGGGGGCAGAACTCGAGCACCCCCATCTTGGTGCAGTCGGCCGGGCTGCCGTCGACGGCCCAGCCGTAGCGGCCCGTCTCATCCTTGATCTCGCGGGCCATGATCGGATGGAGGTATGTGATCCGGTGCCCTACCCCGCTCTGCTCGACGAGCGGAGCGACAACCGTCACGTCCCCCAGTTCCTTCAGGACGTCGCTCATGGCGCGGAGGCCGGGGGCGTAGATGCCGTCGTCGTTGACCAACAAAATCTGCATGGGGAACACACCTCAATCCGGAAAGACGCCGGACCATGATCCGGGGCGTCGAGATAACGATCTGATTCTAGGAGAGACCGGCCGCGGCGGTCGCCGGTTCACCGTCATTCTCTCCACGGCTGACGGCCCGACTGGACACGCTATCATCCACCAAACTTTGCTCCACTCGCCTGGGATGCGTGATGCTGTTCGTCGATCTGCTCGCCCGCTGGGCTCACGTTGGTGCCGCCATCGTCCTGATGGGGGGAACGATCTTCACCCGCTACGTCCTGATGCCGGCGGCGAAGGAGCTACCCGCCGATCAGCATGACGCCCTCCGGGCCCGGATCCGGGCGACGTGGAGCCGCGTCGTCTCGATCGGGATTCTGCTGCTGCTCCTGAGCGGCTTCTACAACTTCTTCACGAAGTCGATCCCGCAGCACAAGGGGGACGGGCTCTACCACGCCCTGATGGGGACCAAGATCCTCATCGCCTTCGTGGTCTTCTTCCTGGCCTCGGTTCTGACCGGCCGGTCGCAGAAGTTCGAGTCCTGGCGGCAGCAGCCCGCGAAGTGGCTGACGATCCTGATTCTGCTCTCGGCGGTGACCGCCGGCATCGGCAGCTTCCTGAAGGTCCGCGGCGGCAAGCCGACCCTGGTCATGGTTCCGACCGCGACCGCCGAATAGACCGCGCCGGCCGAGTTGGCCTCAGAAACGAAAACGCCGCCTCGCGGGAATCGAGGCGGCGTCGATGCGGGCTCCTGTCTGGATTGCTCCAGGGGGTCGTTCCGGAGCCGCGGCCAGCTTACTTCGCCGGCTCGGCCTTCTTCTCGTGCTCGTGGTCATGATCGTGGTGGTGCTCGATGGCGCCGGTCGTCGTCTTGCCGCCGACGGTCAGCTCGACCTTCCCCACGACGTCTTCGATGTCCTCGACCTTGGCCGGAACCGCGTCCGCGGCGATGACGTATCGCGAGGACTTCTCGGCGGTCTCCCCGTCCTTCGGGGTCGACTTCGCTTCGAGGGTGACGTCCTTCTCTTCGGCCTTCACGACGAGCTTGACGGTCGCCCCTTCAACCGGCGCGGCGGTCTTGGCGTCGCCGCCCAGGATGTAGATCGAGATCTCGCGAGTCGGGGCCATGGCGACTTCGCCGTGGTATTCGCCGAGCTCGATGATGTGGCCGCCGTTGGGGCCGTGTTCGTGGGCATGATCGTGATGGTCATGTCCGTGGTCGTCCCCCTTGCTGACGGGAGTCGTGTTGGAGACAGGCTTCGGCTGGTTGGCGTTCTCGCAGCCAGCCAGCAGCAGGCCGCCGGTCAGAATCAGGCCCAGGGTGCGGCGGGAAAGGCGAATCATAGGTCTCTCGAACTTCCTGAGTGCGACGAATGCGAGGGGCTGTGTCACGTCCTCCGTGACTCTCCTGACCTCTCGCAGGCGTACGTTAGCAGATGGCCTCCTGCAAATCCTATGCACCAGGGTTTTCGGCCCCGGCCCGACTAGCTTTCCCTGTGTCTGGGGGTTTCACGAATTGGGAGACGTTTGAACCACGGAGGCGCGGAGGGGCGCTTCGCCAGTCTCGTGGACGCGTTCGTGAGATGCTGCGGGAGGAGACAGGGGGCCACGGATGAACACGGATCAACACAGATAGAGGCAGGGATGCCATCGCCGATTGGCGGTCGCCAAAGACAGGTCTCACCGGGTCCAGGGGCACCCTGGTGGGGAGTGCAGAGGGGCAACGCCCCTTTGCCCGCCGGAGGCCTGGCCGTCGAGAGATGTCTGAAGGAGATCGTGTCCAAACGCGGACACAGTGCCGTATGCCCCCTTACTAATCCGCGGGGATTGCAAAACAAGCGGTGTGGTGTGGGGGAGTCCTCATCGCCGGTACCACAAAGGGGATATCCGTTGCGTCCCACGGTTCTTCACAGGAGTGCCTCCGGCGGCAAGGGGGCCTGTGTTGTTTCTTGGCCCCTTGACCCCGGCTGCCGTGGCACATTGGGTTTGAGCTATGGGAGCTTCGCCGGCAAGGACGCGGTTCGAGCCAACACGTCCTCCTTGACAACCGCAATCCAGCGAATGCGCCCAGCATCCGACGAACCGCGCCCGCCTGCGGTGCAAAGTTCCCGGCTGTCACCTACCCTCGCAGAAACTTCTCTCCCGCATTCCCCGCCATCTCCGATGTCACTCCTGCACCAGATCCGGCTTCGCGGTCCCTGGGAGTTCTTCTCCTCCGATGCGGTCGACGGCGCACCGGCACGGATCGATCTCCCCGAGGAGTGGGAACGCCTCAGCGAATTGGCGGGACCGGTCCGGCTGCGGCGGCGATTTCATCGGCCGACCGGCCTCGATGCGAAACAACAATTGAAAGTTCGCGTCCCGGGAAGCGCGGACGGCTGCGGCATCGAAGTGAACGGCCGTCCGGTCGACCGCAGTCCTCACGAGCAGGAGAGCGTGGTCTGGACGCTCCCCCCGCTGGAGGCCAGCAACGTTCTGGTCATCATGCTTTCCGGCAGCGACGACCGCGACTGGTCGACCTGGCAGGAGCCGGTCGTCCTCGAAATCCACGATGCGCCGCCCGCGGGCTGAGCCCATCGGCCGGCGATCTCCGATCGGCTCGCACGCCTACTCCGCGGTATGGGGCGGCTCGGCCCCTTCCATGACGCAGAGCGCGTTCTCAGCCGCCCGCTGCTCCGCCGATTTCTTGCTGGGGCCCCACGCTCCGGGGAACTCCTGGTCCTTGACGACTGCCGCCACTTTAAAGCACTTCGAGTGGTCGGGGCCCTTCTCGTCGATCACCCGGTAGCCCGGTGTCGCCCCCTGTTGCCGCTGCACCGACTGCTGAAGAATACTTTTGTAGTTGATCCCCGATTCGAGCTGCGCCGCGGACAGGATGTCGTCCATGAACAGCCGCTGGACGATGGCATGCGCCTTGTCGAACCCGCCGTCGACGTAGATCCCGCCGATGATCGCTTCGATGGCGGCCGCAATCACCGAAGAGGGGAGCCGCCCATGCGCCGAGATCCCCCGGCCCAGGACGAGATACTTTTCGAGCCCCATCCGGCGGGCCAGCGTGGCGCACGAGGCGCGGCTGACGACGACCGACTTGATCCGAGTCAGCTCCCCTTCGGCATTGGCCGGAAAGCGGGTGAAGAGCGTCTCGCAGATCGTCAGTCCCAGGACCGCATCCCCGAGAAACTCGAGCCGTTCATTCGATTCCAAGCGGGTCTTGGCCGCCGACGCGTGCGTCAGGCACCGGTACAGCAGATCCTTGTCGCGAAACTCATAACCGAGAACAGCTTCGCATTCGGCCAGAAGCTCGGGTGAAACCCCCGGGCTTCCGTTGTCCTTCTTCGACATGTGACATTCCCAGGCGAAGCACGCCCGCCGGCAGCTTGCCGGGAACGCACCCGCAGTGAGGGGAAAGGGGACCATGAAGAAGGAGACCGGCATCCGCCAGGCGGACAACGGTCTCCTTGTTCACACAACGGGATTGTGATGCACGACACGGCTTGAAGCAATCCGCGAATCCCGGGGCGGCATTCTTTCGCAACAAAATGAAACCTCGCTCTCGCGCCGGTCTCTGCCTGGGAACCGGCGGTCAGCGACCGCCCTCTACGACGCTCTCCGCCGTGACCACGCGATCCGACATCCCGACAACTCCCGCTTCAGTGTGAGGTATCCGTTCAGAGTGATCCGCGTCTTCTGAACGTCCAGCCATTTCAGCCCACGGAAAGCCAGGAGATGCGGCAGCGCGGTATCCCCGATATCCGTCGAACGAAGCGAGAGCCATTCCAGATCCCGCCAGCGCACGAGACGCCGCAGCCCGCTCCCTTCCAACTCAGAATCATCCAGGTCGAGACACCACACCGTCTCCAGCGGCTCCAGGTATGCCAGACCGAAGTCTGTGACCCGCGTTCCTGCCAGGCTGAGCAATTCGAGTCGCGAGAGCCCGCCCAGCTCGCTGAGACCGACATCGGTGATGGACGTCCCGTCGAGATCCAGGACTTCCAGGTTGGTCTGTCGAACCAGCCGCGGCAGGCTGGCGTCCGTCACGGCGGTGTCGTTCAACAGAAGTTCCTCGATCCCGTCGAGCTTCACGATCTCCGCGAAGTCTTCATCCGTACACGCCGTTCCGCACAGGTCCACAATCCACTGATGCGAAAACCGGTCTCGGCGAAGCTGCCCCGCCAGATCGTCAATCCGCCGCGTGACCGCGGCCACCGTTTGGTCCGCGGGAGGGCGAGCCCAGAGATGGCTGCCGCAGGCGGGACAGAAGCCGTCCCCCAGCAGGCTGACGAGGACGGCCACGAGCCGGCCGCAGACCTGGCAGCGGAACTGCTCTCCTCCGGGGTCGGTGGCGGTCGGCTTCAAGCTCCCCTCCCCTTTCGCCGCTCCTGCCAGGCCGTCACCTCCGCTTCGACGTCGAGCGGCAGCACCACGATCGACGGGCCGGGCTGCGGGGAGGCGATCGCCTCGCGGATCTCCTTGTTGAGCGTTGTCAGCAGCCGGCGGACCTGCGATTCCTCCGCCAGGGTCTCGATCTCTCCCCGGACGACTTCGATCCGACGGCGGACCGCCAAGAGCGGGGGGAGCAGTGAAATCTGCTCTGCCTTGAGCTTCTTTTTGAGCCACCAGTCCTCGCCGAGGGGCTCGTCGAGGTCCTGCAGCGGCTGGCCGAACCCTTCGATCTGGTCGAACTTCCCCTGCATCTGGGCTTCGCGAATCCGGTACTCCGCCAGGCTCCCGATCGGAGCCCCGACGGGGCGGCGGGGCGGAACGGGCTGCGGCTCACGATCGCTTTCGGACATCCACTTTCTCTCCCGCCAGAAGACTCGTCGCGAAATTTTACCGCCGCCGGGGCGCGGCGACGATGCGTTCCGGGCAGGAGAAATGCTCGCCGGAACACCGTGATTTCGCCCCAAAGTGAAATCCTGTCGAGCGTTGGCTGTCCGTCACACCCGCCGATATGATGGCCGAAATACGGAATGGCGCAGTCAACCCAGGCAGCGGGCGGGTGGGGAGCCAGGAGTCCGCCGAACGCCGCTGTCGATCGTTACCACGGGTCCAGACCCCATGCGGTGGGAGCAGAAAATCCAGTTCGCCACGCTGTCCGATGTCGGGCTGCGCCGTTCGAACAATGAGGATTCTCTTGCCGTCGCCGTTGCCAACACGGAAGAGGACTTCGAGAACCACGGCCACCTGTTCCTCGTCGCCGACGGGATGGGGGGGCACGCGGTCGGCGAGCTCGCCAGCAAGATTGCCGCGGAGACCGTCCCGCACACGTATCTGAAGCAGGACTCGGGTGACTTTCCGTCGGCCCTGGAGAAGTCCGTCATTGAGGCCAACACCGCGATCAACACCCGCGGGGAGCAGAACCAGGACTTCCTCAAGATGGGGACGACGTGCTCGACGCTCGTCCTCTGCCCGGAAGGGGCGTTCATCGGTCACGTCGGCGACAGCCGCATCTACCGCGTCCGCCGTGACCGGATCGACCAGCTCTCCTTCGACCACAGCCTGCACTGGGAGCTCCAGCGGCGGGACCAGAAGCTCGCGGCGCAGATCGACCTGTCGCTCCACAAGAACGTCATCACCCGCTGCCTGGGCCCCGAGCCCAAGGTGATGGTCGATGTCGAGGGGCCGCATCCGATCCTGCCGGCGGACGGGTTCATCCTCTGTTCCGACGGCCTCAGCAACCTTGTCGCGGACGAGGAGATGGGGGCCATCGTCCGGGACCTGGCTCCGAACGTCGCCTGCCGCCTCCTGATCGACCTCGCCAACGCCCGCGGCGGGACCGACAACTGCACGGCGATCGTGGTCAAGGTGGGTGATCTCCCGGCCAATGTCCCGCCGCCGTTCGTTCCGGATGAACCCCAGGCCCCCAGCCTCGGCTGGGCGTGGCTGTTCGCCTTCTGGGGGGCGGCCATGCTGTTCATCTGGGGGCTGGCGCTGCTGTTCTTTGGCCACCCGTGGAAGGGGATCATCCTCACGGCTCTGGCCGGATTCGGCGGGGTGGGAATGCTGCTGGTCTCGTTCCGGCAGCGTCGGAAGCTGATCGAGGAGCATGTCGACCAGGGGGAGACGCATATCGCGCGGGCTCACCGGACGGCGGTGGCGCTCGATTCGAAGCAGTTGTTCGAGGTGCTGGCGACGGTGGAAACGCAGCTTCGCCGTCCGGCTCAGGATGACCATTGGGAGGTCGACTGGGCGAAGCACGAAGAGGCGATCAAGGCGGCGGCGAAGGGGAAGTCGGAGAAGCGGCATGCGAAGGCGTGCCGTGATCTGGCGCGGGCGATCGAGCTGATCATGACGCAGTTGCCGGCGTCGGCGCGAGAGAAGCCGTCGGAAGAGAAGAAGAAGCCAGCCGAAAAGGCGGACGGCAAAGTCTGAAAGAACCGGGTCCAGGGGCACCCTGGTCAGGGGATGCAAGGGGAAGAATCCCCCTTGCCCGCCGGAGGCTTTGGTCGTCGAGAGATGTCTGAAGGAGTGAGTGTCCAAACGCGGACAGCGTGCCGGATGCCCCTCACCAACCCGCGGGATTGCAAAGCGAGCGGTGAGGTGGGAGGGAGTCCGCAACGCTGGTGCCACAAAGGGGACATTTGTTGTGTCCCACGGTTCCGCGACGAAAATGCCTCCGGCGGCAAGGGGGCGTGGCCCCCTTGACCCCCGGCTGCCGTGGCACATTGGGTTTGAGCTATCACGTCGTGCCGGCAAGGACGTGATTCGAGCAGGAAATCCACCGCGATCAATTGCCAGTTTCGGATCGGCATGCTGTGATGCGACCAGCGAAGGACGATGCACCCCATCCGCCTTCCGGATTCTCTTTCCCGCTCTCGAAAAGGTGTCCCACATGCGCGCCTGCCTGTTCGCACTGACCGCACTGCTGTGCTTCGCCAACCCGCTCCGCGCCGAGGAAGAACCCGGCTTCAAGCCGATCTTCGACGGCAAGTCGCTCGAGAAGTGGGACGGCAACCCGGACTTCTGGCGAGTCGAAGACGGCGTCATCGT of Planctomyces sp. SH-PL14 contains these proteins:
- a CDS encoding bifunctional SulP family inorganic anion transporter/carbonic anhydrase; translation: MDKKHSTPNLGRDLGSALVVFLVAIPLCLGLAIASHPGAASTAPLFSGLLAGVIGGVVVGALSGSQVAVTGPAAGLTAIIAAQISSLGSFQAFLLAVLFAGLLQVLMGLARVGFIAAFFPTSVVKGLLAAVGIILILKQIPHLLGHDTDPEGEMSFQQVDAENTITELGETVYDLHSGAILVGAACLLLLFLWDRVRWLRKSPVPAPLVAVIVGLGLAALANAIGGSWTIAGNHLVQIPVAKTFAEMGRFFTSPDWSRLGDPRIYVAAFSLAMVASLEGMLNGEAVEKLDPLRRNSRTNRELIAMGCGNMLAGACGALPVTTVIVRSTVNIHAGATSRWSTIIHGGLIAVSVTLLPQWINRIPIACLAAILFYTGTKLASPRVFRRMWEAGFSQFVPFLVTVAAIVLTDLMAGVLIGLITSFAFIIYSSATTPLKLVREKHVGGEVLRIELANQVSFINRAALTHTFDRVPVGGQVLIDARGTDYIDPDVLELIREFENEAAPARKIKVSLLGFQERYHVRDRVAFPDHASKDVQRSMTHDEVLQMFRDGNERFREGRPLKRDLSRQVGATADGQFPLAVVLSCIDSRTPTELIFDLGVGDAFTIRIAGNVAQDNALGSIEYACAVAGAKLVLVLGHTRCGAVGAAVDLFRSGKSAMEATNCEHLDSIVGEIQESIHREQLPRAEQWSKEEREQVVDAVARDNIRRMMTRIQTESGILYQLVAENKIAIVGGIYNIQTAKVKFFEAQGPVNGASLSTGKTMESIPTHLLPPGR
- the surE gene encoding 5'/3'-nucleotidase SurE, whose product is MQILLVNDDGIYAPGLRAMSDVLKELGDVTVVAPLVEQSGVGHRITYLHPIMAREIKDETGRYGWAVDGSPADCTKMGVLEFCPRRPDLIVSGINSGANVGINVLYSGTVAAAIEGAFFGINSIAVSLAQGTPPDYHAAGKRAVALIRQILNREERQGMLWNINFPDTTEAGPKGVKVCSMAIRRHTDTVEKRIDPRGRPYYWSGLDPLRNHSLEPGTDVCELTNGYATVTPLHFDLTDRGAAGAWESIPLSFPC
- the rnc gene encoding ribonuclease III; the encoded protein is MSKKDNGSPGVSPELLAECEAVLGYEFRDKDLLYRCLTHASAAKTRLESNERLEFLGDAVLGLTICETLFTRFPANAEGELTRIKSVVVSRASCATLARRMGLEKYLVLGRGISAHGRLPSSVIAAAIEAIIGGIYVDGGFDKAHAIVQRLFMDDILSAAQLESGINYKSILQQSVQRQQGATPGYRVIDEKGPDHSKCFKVAAVVKDQEFPGAWGPSKKSAEQRAAENALCVMEGAEPPHTAE
- a CDS encoding leucine-rich repeat domain-containing protein translates to MKPTATDPGGEQFRCQVCGRLVAVLVSLLGDGFCPACGSHLWARPPADQTVAAVTRRIDDLAGQLRRDRFSHQWIVDLCGTACTDEDFAEIVKLDGIEELLLNDTAVTDASLPRLVRQTNLEVLDLDGTSITDVGLSELGGLSRLELLSLAGTRVTDFGLAYLEPLETVWCLDLDDSELEGSGLRRLVRWRDLEWLSLRSTDIGDTALPHLLAFRGLKWLDVQKTRITLNGYLTLKRELSGCRIAWSRRRAS
- a CDS encoding DnaJ family domain-containing protein, which codes for MSESDREPQPVPPRRPVGAPIGSLAEYRIREAQMQGKFDQIEGFGQPLQDLDEPLGEDWWLKKKLKAEQISLLPPLLAVRRRIEVVRGEIETLAEESQVRRLLTTLNKEIREAIASPQPGPSIVVLPLDVEAEVTAWQERRKGRGA
- a CDS encoding PP2C family protein-serine/threonine phosphatase is translated as MRWEQKIQFATLSDVGLRRSNNEDSLAVAVANTEEDFENHGHLFLVADGMGGHAVGELASKIAAETVPHTYLKQDSGDFPSALEKSVIEANTAINTRGEQNQDFLKMGTTCSTLVLCPEGAFIGHVGDSRIYRVRRDRIDQLSFDHSLHWELQRRDQKLAAQIDLSLHKNVITRCLGPEPKVMVDVEGPHPILPADGFILCSDGLSNLVADEEMGAIVRDLAPNVACRLLIDLANARGGTDNCTAIVVKVGDLPANVPPPFVPDEPQAPSLGWAWLFAFWGAAMLFIWGLALLFFGHPWKGIILTALAGFGGVGMLLVSFRQRRKLIEEHVDQGETHIARAHRTAVALDSKQLFEVLATVETQLRRPAQDDHWEVDWAKHEEAIKAAAKGKSEKRHAKACRDLARAIELIMTQLPASAREKPSEEKKKPAEKADGKV